A DNA window from Acomys russatus chromosome 7, mAcoRus1.1, whole genome shotgun sequence contains the following coding sequences:
- the Pth2 gene encoding tuberoinfundibular peptide of 39 residues, with product METCQVSRSPRERLLLLLLLLLLVPWGTGPASGVALPLAGVFSLRANSRAWADLGTPLSRRSLALADDAAFRERARLLAALERRRWLDSYMQKLLLPDAP from the exons ATGGAGACCTGCCAGGTGTCCAGGAGCCCCCGAGagcggctgctgctgcttttgctgctgctgctgcttgtgccCTGGGGCACTGGCCCTGCCTCAGGAGTTGCATTGCCCCTTGCTGGTGTGTTCAG CCTCCGCGCCAACAGCCGGGCCTGGGCGGATTTGGGTACCCCGCTGTCTCGGCGCAGCCTGGCGCTGGCAGACGACGCGGCGTTTCGGGAGCGCGCGCGTCTGCTGGCCGCTTTGGAGCGCCGCCGCTGGCTGGACTCCTACATGCAGAAGCTGTTGCTACCGGACGCGCCCTGA